AATACTATGACCGCGGCGGCAACTAAAAGTGATTTTAATGCAAATAATTCACCAGCTATTCGCGTCTGCTCTCTGCCAATCCTGGACAGCATAAAGGGCAATCCAACAACAACCAAGATGGGAAACATCCTTCGCAAAAGGACTCTTACCGGAAGCCTTTCAAGTACAACAACGCAACCAATAAGCACGCAAAGTAATCCAGCAGGCAGTAGAGGGCGAGTGGAAACTATAAACACGGCCAAAATGAACCCGGCAATTGCCACCAATTTTGCCCTTGGGTCAAGTTTATGAATTATGCTTTCTTGGTGCACATAAAGGTCAATATGATGAGGCATAGTTTACACTCCAAAGCCCTCTATCTGAGCCGCAGTCGCGGAACTCGCCGCTGAATCGCAAACACAGCCGCTGGAACGCCAACCAATTGTAGAACCGTTCCGGGCATACTTACCAAAATAACTCCAAGAACGTAATGGAGTGGTTCTCCCTTCAAGGCAAAGAAATCAGCGGCAAAGCATGCGGCAACTCCAAGCACTATCCAATCGGCAATGATTGCACATGGCAGAGCAATCCACATAGGCGCCCTGAGAGAGCGATATAATAAAGAAGCAGTTCCTGCCTTCGCTGCAAGCTCAATAGCCATCAAAGCCGCCACGGGCGGGGCCAATGGCGGCATCCCGGTCAATATTGCGGATAGAAAGGGCACCACGACAGCCAAACTTATCGCGGTGCCCGGGCTAACCAGAAATGCCGCCACCAAAATTGGCAGGTGCATAGGAAGAAATACCCGACCGCCCCACCCTAAAGCATGAAAACCTATTGGCAGCAAAAGTCCAAGTGCTCCCAAAAGTCCTGCAATTGCAAGCTCACGCGCTCTTAGAAGCGGGTCACGGTCGGACATGATTTTTACCATCCTTTCTCAAATTGCAAGCTAATACATCGGCCTGGCATAGGATATGGATAAGCAGGATCTACTCTATATGAGCGGTTGAATAGGTTTTCAATCACAATCCCTATGCGCGCCATATTGGAAATAGGTCGCGAAGCCTTGACATTTACGACGGTGAATGAAGGTAATTTGACCAAAGTGTTCGTTTGGTCGTAATTAAATAGGCGATTTACATATAAAAGGTCGCCCGATATCATCCATTTTCCAAGGCGATAGTCAACGCCAAACGCCAGCTTATGGCCCACAGTTTGCTCCCTTCTGGCGCCTGCGTCCAAATAAGAGAAGTTCGCATAGTATGCTGTTTTTGAGCCCTGGGGCCATCGTGCGCTAATTTCAAAACCAGTCCGTGTTACTGCTCCCGTATTCGCATATTGCTTTGGCGGCCCTGGCACACCAGCTGGACGAGGTCCTAGCACAATCAGGTTTTTCGCATCAATATCAAATGCAGATATCTCAACCTGCGCTCCAGAGGGCAGATTTCTCCTTGCCCCTATCTCATACTGCCATGCGCTCTCCGGCTCTAGATTTGGGTTGTTTATGCCAAAGAGGAACAACTCCCGAAAACTGGGCAGCCGATATCCACGCCTAGCACTCGCATATAACGACCAGCCTTGCTTCATTTCGCGATATATTCCTATATGCGGAAGCACCTCCGAACCAAAATCCTCCGGTGCTGTATATCTCATTCCTAATGACAGTGTCGTTTTGCCTGCTATCGGCTGATCAAACAATAGAAACATACTTGGCTCACTGCGCGAGAATGAGCGAGCAAGCGAGGCAGGACTGTAAATCTTACCACCAATAGTGCGCACTCCAATGCCCCACTCTCCTTTGCCGCGCCCAGCAGGAATAGTCTGCGACAGAATGATGCCTTGCCCAAAATCTTTTGAATGGAAGCCATCTTGAAACTCATGCTCGCCTTCGGTGCGGTAGAGCTTCACGCTGGTGGAGTGATTTCCCACATCACGTTTGAATTCAAGGTCATAGTCACCACGGTCGTAATCCTGCTCTATGAACTTTGGCTCTCGCCCAGCGGCATAGGCATTGGCAACTTCGTTCTGGTCGAAAGTCGTATAAATCAACCGCTGACTGCGAAATGCCATATCCCAACCATTTCTCAAAGTGTGGTCTATTGCAAGCGAATAGTTGTCGGCGTCGTATTTCGCAAATGGATTGCTACCATCAGTGCTGTAGCGGCCAAGTTGGAACCGATAGCCCCACTTCTCATTAATTCCCCGAAACCAAAGCTGGTTGCCGAACGTATCGAAGCCACCACCCTTGACTAGCAAAGCACCTCTTGAATCCTCATCCTTTGGACCACGAGTATAAATTTTGATAACGCCGCCTACAGCCATATCGCCATACAAAGCTCCGGTAGGACCTCTTAGGATTTCGATGCGCTTAACGTTGTCCAAAACATAAGATGTCGGCAGAATATGGCCCATGATGCCCATCTGAGTTGGATGGCCGTCAAGCAAAACTGCAAGTTGGGTTGGCGGAGAACCTCCGAATCCGCGAATATTAACTTTTCCGCCATAGCCCATTCCACCTTGGCGTGACACCCAAACGCCTGGCTCTCTTACCAAAAAATCCATCAAGTTCTGTGCCCCCGAACGCTGAATTTCGGTCCGAGTAATTACGCTGGCTGAAGTCGAAATCTGACCAACAGCTTCAGGCTCACTTACGCCAACAACCTCTACCTCAAACACAGGCTCCTCTGGCATTTCGTCGCTTGCCAAGCCAATACCTGCAATGTACGCCGCTAATCCAATAGCCAAGAGCAATGAAAAAGCTTTACTCAATTTGCTTCTTTCCTCCTTGCTAATTGTTCCGAGTTTACTAAAGTTGTGCAACTGGTATGCATACAATTTTTAAAATCGTGCTACCAATAGTTTAAAAAAATTACTAAACTAGGGCATTGCCCGTTGTTGTGCAAACTAGCTTGCCATGCTTCACCCCCCTGGTACTAATCAATTTATCAGCAATCGATCTTACCTGCTCCGCAGACCCTTTAACTACAATCACCTCTAGGCAATTGTGTTCATCAAGGTGAACATGCGTGGTGCAACAGATGGCATCGTGAAACTTATGCTGCAGGCTGGTAAGAACATTGGAGAGCTCGCGAGTCTCATGGTCATAGACTAAGGTTACCGTCCCAACTACTTGCCCTTCTTCGCTTTCCCACTCGCCTTCTACAAGATAGTCTCGCACAATGTCTCGAATGGCTTCCGAACGAGTTCGATATTGCTTGGTTTGGATTCGCCTATCAAAAGATTCGAGAAGCTCTTCGGGCATTGAGACGCCAAAGCGAACGACTTTGTGCATAGAGTAACACCTCTTTGAAAATAATAACACTTTCGGTGAGTGAATGTCAACTAAAATAACGCTTACTAATTTTGCCAACGACTATATAGCTGGACTGGAAAGGCTTTGCAACTCAAGCATCCAAAATTGTTTCGAGGTAAGTTTGAGGCTTTGGCGAAATCCTGAAATTTATCAAGCCACCATCTCTTGTAACTTTCTAAGCCCTTGTTACCCTTGTTTGGGTTCGAGTGATAAAAAAAATGCCCC
The sequence above is a segment of the Armatimonadota bacterium genome. Coding sequences within it:
- a CDS encoding ECF transporter S component, whose translation is MSDRDPLLRARELAIAGLLGALGLLLPIGFHALGWGGRVFLPMHLPILVAAFLVSPGTAISLAVVVPFLSAILTGMPPLAPPVAALMAIELAAKAGTASLLYRSLRAPMWIALPCAIIADWIVLGVAACFAADFFALKGEPLHYVLGVILVSMPGTVLQLVGVPAAVFAIQRRVPRLRLR
- a CDS encoding TonB-dependent receptor, which codes for MSKAFSLLLAIGLAAYIAGIGLASDEMPEEPVFEVEVVGVSEPEAVGQISTSASVITRTEIQRSGAQNLMDFLVREPGVWVSRQGGMGYGGKVNIRGFGGSPPTQLAVLLDGHPTQMGIMGHILPTSYVLDNVKRIEILRGPTGALYGDMAVGGVIKIYTRGPKDEDSRGALLVKGGGFDTFGNQLWFRGINEKWGYRFQLGRYSTDGSNPFAKYDADNYSLAIDHTLRNGWDMAFRSQRLIYTTFDQNEVANAYAAGREPKFIEQDYDRGDYDLEFKRDVGNHSTSVKLYRTEGEHEFQDGFHSKDFGQGIILSQTIPAGRGKGEWGIGVRTIGGKIYSPASLARSFSRSEPSMFLLFDQPIAGKTTLSLGMRYTAPEDFGSEVLPHIGIYREMKQGWSLYASARRGYRLPSFRELFLFGINNPNLEPESAWQYEIGARRNLPSGAQVEISAFDIDAKNLIVLGPRPAGVPGPPKQYANTGAVTRTGFEISARWPQGSKTAYYANFSYLDAGARREQTVGHKLAFGVDYRLGKWMISGDLLYVNRLFNYDQTNTLVKLPSFTVVNVKASRPISNMARIGIVIENLFNRSYRVDPAYPYPMPGRCISLQFEKGW
- the nikR gene encoding nickel-responsive transcriptional regulator NikR; protein product: MHKVVRFGVSMPEELLESFDRRIQTKQYRTRSEAIRDIVRDYLVEGEWESEEGQVVGTVTLVYDHETRELSNVLTSLQHKFHDAICCTTHVHLDEHNCLEVIVVKGSAEQVRSIADKLISTRGVKHGKLVCTTTGNALV